Proteins found in one Litorihabitans aurantiacus genomic segment:
- a CDS encoding F0F1 ATP synthase subunit epsilon translates to MAGRGELTVEIVAPDRVLWSGTAAGVSVPAAEGDMGLLPGHESVLSLLRAGTVRVRATGGGAAEEFAVESGFVSFDDDSVTVVVDAEG, encoded by the coding sequence ATGGCCGGACGCGGAGAGCTGACCGTCGAGATCGTCGCCCCGGACCGCGTGCTGTGGTCCGGGACGGCGGCGGGCGTCAGTGTGCCGGCGGCCGAGGGCGACATGGGTCTGCTCCCCGGGCACGAGTCCGTCCTCTCGCTGCTGCGCGCCGGCACCGTCCGCGTGCGCGCCACCGGTGGTGGCGCGGCGGAGGAGTTCGCCGTCGAGTCGGGCTTCGTCTCGTTCGACGACGACTCGGTGACCGTCGTCGTCGACGCCGAGGGCTGA
- a CDS encoding F0F1 ATP synthase subunit delta: MRATSEASLSAADERFTPILDAAGEGARELGEQIFSVVDALDGSVSLRRALTDPTRSGDSKAQLATGLLRGKVHDDVVDLVAGLARSRWSADADLPEALEELGTTAVLVAAEARGDLLRVEEDLFRLGRILAGERDLRVALASTDATREQRVALSDRLLEGQIAPESQVLVRRTVGALRQRTVTTRLARIAELASARRQRVVASVLAATPLTSAQVERLTATLSRIYDTEVHVNVALDPSIVGGLRIQVGAEVVDATVLSKLAEARRRIAG; this comes from the coding sequence ATGCGCGCGACCAGTGAGGCCTCGCTCTCCGCGGCGGACGAGCGGTTCACGCCGATCCTCGACGCCGCCGGCGAGGGTGCCCGAGAGCTCGGGGAGCAGATCTTCTCCGTGGTCGACGCGCTCGACGGCTCGGTCTCCCTGCGTCGCGCGCTCACCGACCCCACCCGCAGCGGTGACTCCAAGGCCCAGCTGGCCACGGGTCTCCTGCGCGGCAAGGTGCACGACGACGTCGTGGACCTCGTCGCGGGCCTGGCCCGCTCGCGCTGGTCCGCGGACGCCGACCTGCCCGAGGCGCTCGAGGAGCTCGGCACGACGGCGGTGCTCGTGGCCGCCGAGGCGCGCGGCGACCTGCTGCGCGTCGAGGAGGACCTGTTCCGCCTCGGTCGGATCCTGGCGGGGGAGCGCGACCTGCGCGTCGCGCTCGCCTCCACGGACGCGACCCGGGAGCAGCGCGTCGCGCTGTCCGACCGCCTGCTCGAGGGTCAGATCGCTCCCGAGTCGCAGGTGCTCGTGCGCCGCACCGTCGGCGCGCTGCGCCAGCGGACGGTGACCACGCGCCTGGCGCGCATCGCCGAGCTGGCCTCGGCGCGTCGGCAGCGCGTCGTCGCGTCCGTCCTCGCGGCCACGCCGCTGACCTCCGCCCAGGTGGAGCGCCTGACCGCGACGCTGTCGCGCATCTACGACACCGAGGTGCACGTGAACGTGGCCCTCGACCCGAGCATCGTGGGCGGGTTGCGCATCCAGGTGGGCGCCGAGGTCGTCGACGCCACCGTGCTGTCCAAGCTTGCCGAAGCCCGACGCCGCATCGCCGGCTGA
- a CDS encoding DUF2550 domain-containing protein, with translation MPGVVWIALVVVVGLVLALAGVFFLRLRTLGHRVGSFECALRTPTGWASGIAHYGADSLHWYRLISLDPRPDHSWSRARFHVRSRDARDPSAAVTPSRIFEVSCEVDGREFVLAMRSGQYSGLSSWLESQPPREMSL, from the coding sequence GTGCCCGGTGTCGTCTGGATCGCGCTCGTCGTGGTCGTGGGCCTGGTGCTCGCGCTCGCGGGGGTCTTCTTCCTCCGCCTGCGCACCCTGGGTCACCGCGTCGGCTCGTTCGAGTGCGCGCTGCGCACGCCCACGGGTTGGGCGTCCGGCATCGCCCACTACGGTGCCGACTCGCTGCACTGGTACCGCCTGATCTCGCTGGACCCGCGCCCGGACCACTCGTGGTCCCGGGCGCGGTTCCACGTCCGCAGCCGCGACGCGCGGGACCCCTCGGCCGCCGTGACGCCGTCGCGCATCTTCGAGGTGTCGTGCGAGGTGGACGGCCGCGAGTTCGTCCTGGCCATGCGGTCGGGGCAGTACTCGGGCCTGTCGTCGTGGCTGGAGTCCCAACCCCCGAGGGAGATGTCGCTGTGA
- the prmC gene encoding peptide chain release factor N(5)-glutamine methyltransferase has protein sequence MTQPDLRSMVRGAAGILAEAGVPSPEHDARALATHLLDVPHLAYAPAELPDDFRADFAALVDRRRRREPLQHIVGHAAFRHVTLAAEPGVFVPRPETEVVAQHGVDAALAVAAAGREPLLVDLCCGAGGIAVSLAVEVPGARVIAVDASPEAVALTRRNHAANAPEDGAGVRVEQGDVRDPALLADLDGTVDVLVSNPPYIPPDAVPNEPEVREHDPDLALYGGGADGLEVPRAVVLTARRLLRGGGVFVMEHAEVQAAAVRAITSAAGFVDVTSFTDLTGRDRGVRAVAP, from the coding sequence GTGACGCAGCCCGACCTGCGGTCGATGGTCCGGGGCGCCGCCGGGATCCTGGCCGAGGCGGGCGTGCCCTCGCCCGAGCACGACGCGCGCGCGCTCGCGACCCACCTCCTCGACGTCCCGCACCTCGCCTACGCCCCGGCCGAGCTCCCGGACGACTTCCGTGCCGACTTCGCCGCCCTCGTCGATCGCCGACGGCGCCGCGAACCCCTGCAGCACATCGTCGGTCACGCCGCGTTCCGGCACGTGACGCTGGCCGCCGAACCCGGCGTCTTCGTCCCGCGGCCGGAGACCGAGGTGGTCGCGCAGCACGGCGTCGACGCCGCGCTCGCCGTCGCGGCGGCCGGGCGCGAGCCCCTGCTCGTCGACCTGTGCTGCGGCGCCGGCGGGATCGCGGTCTCGCTCGCCGTCGAGGTGCCCGGCGCGCGCGTGATCGCCGTCGACGCCTCGCCCGAGGCCGTCGCCCTCACCCGCCGCAACCACGCCGCGAACGCACCCGAGGACGGCGCCGGGGTGCGCGTGGAGCAGGGCGACGTGCGCGACCCCGCACTCCTGGCCGACCTCGACGGCACCGTCGACGTCCTCGTCTCCAACCCGCCCTACATCCCGCCCGACGCCGTCCCGAACGAGCCCGAGGTGCGCGAGCACGACCCCGATCTCGCGCTCTACGGGGGCGGCGCCGACGGGCTGGAGGTGCCGCGCGCCGTCGTGCTCACCGCCCGCCGCCTGCTGCGCGGCGGGGGAGTGTTCGTGATGGAGCACGCCGAGGTGCAGGCGGCCGCGGTGCGCGCGATCACGAGCGCCGCGGGGTTCGTCGACGTGACGAGCTTCACCGACCTGACGGGTCGGGACCGGGGCGTGCGCGCCGTCGCTCCCTGA
- a CDS encoding F0F1 ATP synthase subunit B: MDEVILAESTNILLPAMYDVVWSAVVLIPIAIFFFKYLMPKMTAILDERAEKIEGGLEKAAQAQAEADAARSERDAELVAARQEAGRIREEANGEGNEIVAEAKNKAQAEAQRIVENAHRQIEAERQQAVTSLRADIGSLATDLASRIVGESLADDARQSRVIDRFLAELDETSANGATPVASVAETEK; encoded by the coding sequence ATGGACGAGGTGATCCTCGCGGAGAGCACCAACATCCTGCTTCCCGCGATGTACGACGTCGTGTGGTCGGCGGTCGTCCTGATCCCGATCGCGATCTTCTTCTTCAAGTACCTGATGCCGAAGATGACCGCGATCCTCGACGAGCGCGCCGAGAAGATCGAGGGTGGCCTCGAGAAGGCCGCCCAGGCGCAGGCCGAGGCCGACGCCGCCCGCTCCGAGCGTGACGCCGAGCTCGTCGCCGCCCGCCAGGAGGCCGGTCGCATCCGCGAGGAGGCCAACGGCGAGGGCAACGAGATCGTCGCCGAGGCCAAGAACAAGGCCCAGGCGGAGGCGCAGCGCATCGTCGAGAACGCGCACCGCCAGATCGAGGCCGAGCGCCAGCAGGCCGTGACGTCGCTGCGCGCCGACATCGGCTCGCTCGCCACCGACCTCGCCTCGCGCATCGTCGGGGAGTCGCTGGCCGACGACGCGCGTCAGTCCCGCGTCATCGACCGCTTCCTGGCGGAGCTCGACGAGACGAGCGCGAACGGCGCGACCCCGGTCGCGTCGGTCGCAGAGACGGAGAAGTGA
- the atpA gene encoding F0F1 ATP synthase subunit alpha codes for MAELTIKPEEIRAALDTFVSSYTPTTDAREEVGRVTLAADGIAEVEGLPGAMANELLTFEDGTLGLALSLDVRHIGVVVLGEFTGIQEGQEVRRTGEVLSVPVGDGYLGRVVDPLGAPVDGLGEIATSGRRALELQAPGVMARKSVHEPLQTGIKAIDSMIPIGRGQRQLIIGDRKTGKTAIALDTILNQKANWDSGDPEKQVRCIYVAIGQKGSTIAAVRGALEEAGALEYTTIVAAPASDPAGFKYLAPYTGSAIGQQWMYEGKHVLVVFDDLSKQAEAYRAVSLLLRRPPGREAYPGDVFYLHSRLLERCAKLSDELGAGSMTGLPIIETKANDVSAYIPTNVISITDGQIFLQSDLFNANQRPAVDVGISVSRVGGAAQVKAMKNVSGTLKLTLAQYRSLAAFAMFASDLDPASRQALARGERLTELLKQPQYSPYPVEDQVVAIWAGTNGYLDDVPVADVLRFEREMLDHVRRTTDVLGAIATTGKLDDASLEALKSSIQSFAPTFQTSDGDLLGSDEQVDDEGLDVEQEQIVTQKRG; via the coding sequence ATGGCTGAGCTCACGATCAAGCCCGAGGAGATCAGGGCTGCGCTCGACACGTTCGTCAGCTCCTACACCCCCACGACCGACGCTCGCGAGGAGGTGGGTCGGGTCACGCTCGCGGCTGACGGCATCGCCGAGGTCGAGGGGCTGCCCGGCGCCATGGCCAACGAGCTGCTCACGTTCGAGGACGGCACGCTCGGCCTCGCGCTGAGCCTCGACGTCCGCCACATCGGTGTGGTGGTCCTCGGTGAGTTCACCGGCATCCAGGAGGGCCAGGAGGTCCGCCGCACGGGCGAGGTGCTCTCGGTGCCCGTCGGTGACGGCTACCTCGGCCGCGTCGTCGACCCGCTCGGCGCGCCGGTCGACGGCCTCGGCGAGATCGCCACGAGCGGTCGCCGCGCCCTCGAGCTGCAGGCTCCGGGCGTCATGGCGCGCAAGAGCGTGCACGAGCCGCTGCAGACCGGCATCAAGGCGATCGACTCGATGATCCCGATCGGCCGCGGCCAGCGTCAGCTCATCATCGGCGACCGCAAGACCGGCAAGACGGCCATCGCGCTCGACACGATCCTCAACCAGAAGGCCAACTGGGACTCGGGCGACCCCGAGAAGCAGGTGCGCTGCATCTACGTCGCCATCGGTCAGAAGGGTTCGACCATCGCCGCGGTGCGAGGCGCCCTGGAGGAGGCCGGCGCGCTCGAGTACACGACGATCGTAGCCGCCCCCGCGTCCGACCCGGCCGGGTTCAAGTACCTCGCCCCCTACACCGGCTCGGCCATCGGCCAGCAGTGGATGTACGAGGGCAAGCACGTGCTCGTCGTCTTCGACGACCTGTCGAAGCAGGCCGAGGCCTACCGCGCCGTGTCGCTCCTGCTGCGCCGCCCGCCGGGCCGCGAGGCCTACCCGGGCGACGTCTTCTACCTGCACTCCCGCCTGCTCGAGAGGTGCGCCAAGCTCTCCGACGAGCTCGGCGCCGGCTCGATGACCGGCCTGCCGATCATCGAGACCAAGGCCAACGACGTCTCGGCCTACATCCCGACCAACGTCATCTCGATCACCGACGGCCAGATCTTCCTGCAGTCGGACCTGTTCAACGCCAACCAGCGGCCCGCCGTCGACGTCGGCATCTCGGTGTCCCGCGTCGGTGGTGCCGCGCAGGTCAAGGCCATGAAGAACGTCTCGGGAACGCTGAAGCTCACGCTCGCCCAGTACCGCTCGCTCGCGGCCTTCGCGATGTTCGCCTCGGACCTCGACCCGGCCTCGCGCCAGGCGCTGGCCCGCGGTGAGCGTCTGACGGAGCTGCTCAAGCAGCCCCAGTACTCGCCGTACCCGGTCGAGGACCAGGTCGTCGCGATCTGGGCCGGTACCAACGGCTACCTGGACGACGTCCCCGTCGCCGACGTGCTGCGCTTCGAGCGCGAGATGCTCGACCACGTGCGCCGCACCACCGACGTCCTGGGGGCGATCGCGACGACCGGCAAGCTCGACGACGCCTCGCTCGAGGCGCTCAAGAGCTCGATCCAGTCCTTCGCGCCGACCTTCCAGACCTCCGACGGCGACCTCCTCGGCAGCGACGAGCAGGTCGACGACGAGGGCCTGGACGTCGAGCAGGAGCAGATCGTCACGCAGAAGCGGGGCTGA
- the atpD gene encoding F0F1 ATP synthase subunit beta encodes MTAEAAEAPTTVGAGTGRIARVNGPVVDIEFPSGTLPEIYNALTATIDVGDAEGPTTLTLEVEQHLGDNLVRAIALKPTDGLVRGGEVRDSGGPITVPVGDVTKGHVFNVIGEPLNVPADSLEITERWSIHRKAPAFDQLESKTQMFETGIKVIDLLTPYVQGGKIGLFGGAGVGKTVLIQEMIQRVAQNHGGVSVFAGVGERTREGNDLIVEMEEAGVFDKTALVFGQMDEPPGTRLRVALSALTMAEYFRDVQKQDVLLFIDNIFRFTQAGSEVSTLLGRMPSAVGYQPNLADEMGLLQERITSTRGHSITSLQAIYVPADDYTDPAPATTFAHLDATTELSRDIASRGLYPAVDPLASSSRILDPQYVGEDHYRTATRVKSILQKNKELQDIIAILGVDELSEEDKITVARARRIEQFLSQNTYMAEKFTGVEGSTVPLTETVEAFGKIADGEFDHMSEQAFFNIGGLEDLERNWARIQSELR; translated from the coding sequence ATGACTGCTGAAGCTGCCGAGGCTCCCACGACGGTCGGCGCCGGTACGGGGCGTATCGCCCGGGTGAACGGCCCCGTCGTCGACATCGAGTTCCCCTCGGGCACCCTGCCCGAGATCTACAACGCCCTCACCGCCACGATCGATGTGGGCGACGCCGAGGGTCCGACCACACTGACGCTCGAGGTCGAGCAGCACCTGGGTGACAACCTGGTGCGCGCGATCGCGCTGAAGCCGACCGACGGTCTGGTCCGCGGCGGCGAGGTGCGCGACTCGGGCGGCCCCATCACGGTGCCGGTCGGCGACGTCACCAAGGGCCACGTCTTCAACGTCATCGGCGAGCCGCTGAACGTCCCGGCCGACAGCCTCGAGATCACCGAGCGCTGGTCGATCCACCGCAAGGCGCCGGCGTTCGACCAGCTCGAGTCGAAGACGCAGATGTTCGAGACCGGCATCAAGGTCATCGACCTCCTCACCCCCTACGTCCAGGGCGGGAAGATCGGTCTGTTCGGTGGCGCCGGCGTCGGCAAGACCGTCCTGATCCAGGAGATGATCCAGCGCGTCGCCCAGAACCACGGTGGTGTGTCGGTGTTCGCCGGTGTCGGTGAGCGCACGCGTGAGGGCAACGACCTCATCGTCGAGATGGAGGAGGCGGGCGTCTTCGACAAGACCGCCCTCGTCTTCGGCCAGATGGACGAGCCGCCGGGCACGCGTCTGCGCGTGGCCCTGTCCGCCCTGACGATGGCGGAGTACTTCCGCGACGTCCAGAAGCAGGACGTGCTGCTCTTCATCGACAACATCTTCCGCTTCACGCAGGCCGGCTCCGAGGTCTCCACGCTGCTGGGCCGCATGCCCTCCGCCGTGGGCTACCAGCCGAACCTGGCCGACGAGATGGGCCTCCTCCAGGAGCGCATCACCTCCACGCGCGGTCACTCGATCACCTCGCTGCAGGCGATCTACGTCCCCGCGGACGACTACACCGACCCGGCGCCGGCCACCACGTTCGCGCACCTCGACGCGACCACCGAGCTCTCGCGAGACATCGCCTCGCGCGGTCTCTACCCGGCCGTGGACCCGCTGGCCTCCTCCAGCCGGATCCTCGACCCGCAGTACGTCGGTGAGGACCACTACCGCACCGCGACCCGCGTGAAGTCGATCCTGCAGAAGAACAAGGAGCTGCAGGACATCATCGCGATCCTCGGTGTCGACGAGCTCTCCGAGGAGGACAAAATCACGGTCGCGCGTGCGCGCCGGATCGAGCAGTTCCTCTCGCAGAACACCTACATGGCGGAGAAGTTCACCGGCGTCGAGGGCTCCACGGTGCCCCTGACCGAGACGGTCGAGGCGTTCGGCAAGATCGCCGACGGGGAGTTCGACCACATGTCCGAGCAGGCCTTCTTCAACATCGGCGGCCTCGAGGACCTCGAGCGCAACTGGGCCCGCATCCAGTCCGAGCTGCGCTGA
- a CDS encoding F0F1 ATP synthase subunit A: MAVALILILWLATRRAKLVPGRAQAAVEFVLDFVRVQIVEQILGKVNGRRFTPMLTTIFFTIIAMNISGVIPALNIGGTSVVGLPLLLALWVYVMYLATGVRKHGVVGYLKTSLFPSSVPWYMYPIVTPIEILQVFILRPATLALRLLANMLAGHLMLVLCFAGTNFLFFEGAA; encoded by the coding sequence ATGGCCGTGGCCCTGATCCTCATCCTCTGGCTGGCCACCCGCCGCGCGAAGCTCGTGCCGGGCCGCGCTCAGGCCGCCGTCGAGTTCGTCCTCGACTTCGTGCGCGTCCAGATCGTCGAGCAGATCCTCGGGAAGGTCAACGGTCGCCGGTTCACCCCGATGCTGACCACGATCTTCTTCACGATCATCGCGATGAACATCTCCGGCGTGATACCCGCGCTGAACATCGGTGGCACGTCCGTCGTCGGGCTCCCGCTGCTGCTCGCGCTCTGGGTCTACGTCATGTACCTCGCGACCGGTGTGCGCAAGCACGGGGTGGTGGGCTACCTCAAGACCAGCCTCTTCCCGAGCAGCGTGCCCTGGTACATGTACCCGATCGTCACGCCGATCGAGATCCTCCAGGTCTTCATCCTGCGGCCCGCGACGCTCGCGCTGCGACTCCTGGCGAACATGCTCGCCGGACACCTGATGCTGGTGCTCTGCTTCGCCGGCACGAACTTCCTCTTCTTCGAGGGGGCGGCCTGA
- the nucS gene encoding endonuclease NucS, translating to MRIVVATCAVDYSGRLSAHLPLAPRVLMVKADGSVLVHSDGGSYKPLNWMSPPCTLKVSEPTADQAEQGVTVVWTVSATKTDDKLVVSLHDVVHDSAHELGVDPGLQKDGVEAHLQKLLAEQVELVGTGHTLVRREFPTAIGPVDLMVRVPGRAGAASGASAATGVGGAVEVTVEVDTAATSHRHVAVEIKRRATIDAVEQLTRYLELLNRDPHLAPVRGVLAAQSIAPQARTLATDRGIDCLLLDYDAMRGVDDPDSRLF from the coding sequence GTGAGGATCGTCGTGGCCACGTGCGCCGTCGACTACTCCGGCCGGCTGTCCGCCCACCTGCCGCTCGCCCCGCGCGTGCTGATGGTGAAGGCTGACGGATCGGTCCTCGTCCACTCCGACGGCGGCTCGTACAAGCCGCTGAACTGGATGAGCCCGCCCTGCACCCTGAAGGTCTCCGAGCCCACGGCGGATCAGGCCGAGCAGGGTGTGACCGTCGTCTGGACGGTGAGCGCCACCAAGACCGACGACAAGCTGGTCGTCTCGCTCCACGACGTCGTGCACGACTCCGCGCACGAGCTGGGCGTCGACCCCGGTCTGCAGAAGGACGGCGTCGAGGCCCACCTGCAGAAGCTGCTCGCGGAGCAGGTCGAGCTCGTGGGCACGGGTCACACGCTGGTGCGGCGGGAGTTCCCGACGGCGATCGGGCCCGTCGACCTCATGGTGCGGGTGCCGGGGCGCGCGGGGGCGGCGAGCGGTGCGAGCGCGGCGACCGGCGTCGGGGGAGCGGTGGAGGTGACGGTCGAGGTCGACACCGCAGCCACGAGCCACCGCCACGTCGCCGTGGAGATCAAGCGGCGCGCGACGATCGACGCCGTCGAGCAGCTCACCCGCTACCTCGAGCTGCTCAACCGCGACCCGCACCTGGCGCCGGTGCGCGGTGTGCTGGCGGCGCAGAGCATCGCTCCCCAGGCGCGCACCCTCGCGACCGACCGCGGCATCGACTGCCTGCTGCTGGACTACGACGCGATGCGCGGCGTCGACGACCCGGACTCCCGCCTCTTCTGA
- a CDS encoding MraY family glycosyltransferase has product MRIYLLVIALAAAVTFVATPLVRVLARRVNAVTPLRDRDVHTVPTPRLGGIAMLAGFAVALLVASRTEFLGDVFTMSNQAWAILGAAGLICVLGAADDIWDLDWMTKLVGQVLCAGLMVWQGVQMVTVPLFDSIAIFSPRMLLAITLLVVLVAINAVNFVDGLDGLAAGLVAIGGVAFFAYTYYLTRSTEADYANLATLVIAAVVGACLGFLPHNFYRASIFMGDSGAMFLGLTVSAAGIVVTGNIDPGASSQLTGLVGLPAFLPILLPVAVMLVPLVDLVFAVVRRIAAGKSPFAADGQHLHHRLMQRGHSHRRTVVILYGWTAIFAAGAVALAFLPLVTVLIGLAVGVAIGVVLTAVPLPVRRTRHRHRHVRTPEPHA; this is encoded by the coding sequence GTGAGGATCTACCTGCTCGTCATCGCGCTGGCGGCGGCGGTGACGTTCGTGGCCACCCCGCTCGTGCGCGTCCTGGCCCGCCGCGTGAACGCCGTGACGCCGCTGCGCGACCGGGACGTCCACACCGTGCCGACGCCCCGCCTGGGCGGGATCGCGATGCTGGCGGGATTCGCCGTCGCACTTCTCGTGGCCTCGCGCACCGAGTTCCTCGGCGACGTGTTCACGATGTCGAACCAGGCGTGGGCGATCCTCGGTGCTGCCGGGCTGATCTGCGTGCTCGGCGCCGCGGACGACATCTGGGACCTGGACTGGATGACGAAGCTCGTGGGCCAGGTGCTGTGCGCGGGGCTCATGGTCTGGCAGGGCGTCCAGATGGTCACGGTGCCGCTGTTCGACTCGATCGCCATCTTCTCGCCGCGGATGCTGCTGGCGATCACGCTGCTCGTGGTGCTGGTCGCGATCAACGCCGTGAACTTCGTCGACGGGCTCGACGGTCTCGCCGCCGGGCTGGTCGCGATCGGCGGTGTGGCCTTCTTCGCCTACACCTACTACCTCACGCGCTCGACCGAGGCGGACTACGCCAACCTCGCCACGCTCGTGATCGCGGCGGTGGTCGGGGCGTGCCTGGGGTTCCTGCCGCACAACTTCTACCGCGCCTCGATCTTCATGGGCGACTCCGGGGCCATGTTCCTCGGGCTGACGGTCTCCGCGGCCGGCATCGTCGTGACGGGCAACATCGACCCCGGCGCGTCGTCGCAGCTCACGGGTCTGGTGGGGCTGCCGGCGTTCCTGCCGATCCTCCTGCCGGTGGCGGTGATGCTGGTGCCGCTGGTGGACCTGGTGTTCGCCGTCGTGCGGCGCATCGCGGCGGGCAAGTCCCCGTTCGCGGCCGACGGGCAGCACCTGCACCACCGCCTCATGCAGCGCGGGCACTCCCACCGCCGCACGGTGGTGATCCTCTACGGGTGGACGGCGATCTTCGCGGCCGGCGCCGTCGCGCTGGCGTTCCTGCCCCTCGTGACGGTGCTGATCGGCCTGGCGGTGGGGGTGGCGATCGGAGTGGTGCTGACGGCCGTGCCCCTGCCCGTGCGGCGCACCCGTCACCGGCACCGCCACGTGCGGACGCCGGAGCCGCACGCCTGA
- a CDS encoding F0F1 ATP synthase subunit gamma: MAGQQRVYKQRIRSTQTLKKMFRAMELIAASRIGKARAQAQAAAPYSRAITRALSAAATHGDVDHPLLSERADTSRVAVLVLTADRGMAGSYNASVLREAEKLLTRLTEEGKQPELYVAGRRGVGYFTFRGREMVQTWLGNSDAPALERSVEIAETLLEAFRAPAEDGGVSEIHLVYTRFASMVSQEPRVVRILPLEVVEGVAPAGDGPVPLYDFEPSAEVVLDSLLPRYIQARIFTAMHQAAASELAARQRAMHTATENAEDIIRNYTRLANSARQADITQEISEIVSGADALAG; encoded by the coding sequence GTGGCAGGTCAGCAGCGCGTCTACAAGCAGCGGATCAGGTCGACCCAGACCCTGAAGAAGATGTTCCGCGCCATGGAGCTCATCGCTGCCTCCCGCATCGGCAAGGCCCGGGCCCAGGCCCAGGCCGCGGCGCCGTACTCGCGTGCGATCACGCGCGCGCTGTCGGCGGCCGCCACGCACGGCGACGTCGACCACCCGCTCCTCTCGGAGCGCGCCGACACCTCCCGCGTGGCGGTGCTCGTGCTCACCGCGGACCGCGGCATGGCGGGCTCGTACAACGCCAGCGTCCTGCGTGAGGCGGAGAAGCTCCTCACCCGCCTCACCGAGGAGGGCAAGCAGCCCGAGCTCTACGTCGCGGGTCGGCGCGGGGTCGGCTACTTCACCTTCCGCGGTCGCGAGATGGTGCAGACCTGGCTCGGCAACTCCGACGCCCCCGCGCTCGAGCGGTCCGTGGAGATCGCCGAGACCCTGCTGGAGGCGTTCCGCGCCCCGGCGGAGGACGGTGGCGTGAGCGAGATCCACCTCGTCTACACGCGGTTCGCGTCCATGGTCAGCCAGGAGCCGCGCGTCGTGCGCATCCTGCCGCTGGAGGTCGTCGAGGGCGTCGCTCCCGCGGGTGATGGCCCGGTGCCGCTGTACGACTTCGAGCCGTCGGCCGAGGTCGTGCTCGACTCGCTCCTGCCGCGCTACATCCAGGCGCGAATCTTCACGGCGATGCACCAGGCCGCGGCCTCGGAGCTGGCGGCGCGGCAGCGCGCCATGCACACGGCGACCGAGAACGCCGAAGACATCATTCGCAACTACACCCGACTGGCCAACTCGGCCCGGCAGGCGGACATCACCCAGGAGATCAGCGAGATCGTCTCCGGTGCCGACGCCCTCGCCGGCTGA
- the atpE gene encoding ATP synthase F0 subunit C, which yields MDNYAELTGNIATVGYGLATLGPGIGLGILVGKTAEGMARQPEVANRLFSTMIIGAALVEVLGLLGLVAGLLFT from the coding sequence GTGGACAACTACGCTGAGCTCACCGGAAACATCGCCACCGTCGGCTACGGCCTGGCGACCCTGGGCCCGGGTATCGGCCTGGGCATCCTGGTCGGCAAGACCGCCGAGGGCATGGCTCGCCAGCCCGAGGTCGCCAACCGCCTCTTCTCGACCATGATCATCGGTGCCGCCCTCGTCGAGGTGCTCGGTCTGCTGGGTCTGGTCGCCGGTCTGCTCTTCACGTGA
- a CDS encoding L-threonylcarbamoyladenylate synthase gives MTILPCTPQQRAASIEQATTVLSTGGLVVLPTDTVYGIAADAFDADAVAALLAAKGRGRQMPPPVLVATPAMLDVLAVDVAPAARALAEAFWPGALTIIVRAQPTLTWDLGETAGTVALRMPDHEVALDLLRATGPLAVSSANRTGAPAATTAQGAKDQLGARVAGYLDDGEAPGGQPSTIVDATGPRLRIVRDGAIDRARLAAVVPHLGEVEEAAQVEEVEEVDVVDVVDGEATDEPAASDEARDGDAGQPG, from the coding sequence GTGACCATCCTGCCGTGCACCCCGCAGCAGCGCGCCGCCAGCATCGAGCAGGCGACCACCGTGCTCTCCACCGGCGGCCTCGTCGTCCTCCCGACCGACACGGTCTACGGGATCGCGGCCGACGCGTTCGACGCCGACGCCGTCGCCGCCCTGCTGGCCGCCAAGGGCCGGGGCCGGCAGATGCCGCCGCCCGTGCTGGTGGCCACCCCCGCGATGCTCGACGTGCTCGCGGTCGACGTCGCGCCCGCCGCCCGCGCGCTGGCCGAGGCGTTCTGGCCCGGCGCGCTCACGATCATCGTCCGCGCGCAGCCGACGCTGACGTGGGACCTGGGGGAGACGGCCGGCACGGTCGCCCTCCGCATGCCCGACCACGAGGTCGCGCTCGACCTCCTGCGCGCGACCGGTCCGCTCGCCGTCTCCTCGGCCAACCGCACGGGTGCGCCTGCGGCCACGACGGCGCAGGGCGCCAAGGACCAGCTCGGCGCGCGCGTCGCGGGCTACCTGGACGACGGTGAGGCCCCCGGCGGGCAGCCCTCGACCATCGTCGACGCGACGGGTCCGCGCTTGCGGATCGTGCGCGACGGCGCGATCGACCGCGCGCGGCTCGCCGCCGTCGTGCCCCACCTGGGGGAGGTCGAGGAGGCTGCGCAGGTCGAGGAGGTCGAGGAGGTCGACGTCGTCGACGTCGTCGACGGCGAGGCCACCGACGAGCCCGCCGCCTCCGACGAGGCGCGCGACGGCGACGCGGGGCAGCCCGGGTGA